The Micromonospora sp. NBC_00421 DNA window AAGACGCTGTGGTTCGGCACCGGAGCCAACGTCAACTGTCTGACCAGCGGACGGGCCCTGCGCAACACCACGCCGACCGTGAACGACGACTGGGTCTGCGAGTACGGCGAGAGCCAGGTCGCCAAGCGCAACCCGCAGTTGCCGGCCATCCTCGGTGACCACCGTCAGCCGCGCCTCTACACCTACGACACCCGGGCCAACAAGCTGACCGAGAAGACCGACCTGGTGAAGGCGGCCTCCACCGACGACGCCAACCGGTTGCAGACCACGGCCGGCATCCGGGCGGCGGGCAACTTCAACGGGGTGGCGCTGCTGGGCGGCCCGGCGCTGGGCACCAGCGTCAACCTGTTCGCGTTCGACACCGACACCGGCGCGTTCCTCGGCTCACGCAACTTCCCCATGTACGGCAACATCAGGCACTTCACGGTGGCCGGTGACGCGCTGTACGCCGGGGTGGGCGTCGGCGCCAACGGCGGTGAGCGCGGCAACGTGCTGCGCTGGACGGGCAGCAAGTCCGACCCGTTCGCGTTCACGGTGGTGGCGAACCTGCCGGCGCAGGCCGCCGATCTCACCGTCCACCAGGGGCGGCTCTTCGTCACCACCTGGCCGGGTTCGGACGCCGAGCTGGCCGGTCCGACCGCCGGTTCCGCGCCCCCGCCGCCGAGCATCGCCGCGGTCTGGATGAGCCCGCTGCTCGCGTCGGGTGCTCCGGGGCTCAACCCCGAGGACGCCGACGGCTGGCAGCAGGTGTGGAACGTGTCGGCGTACGAGCCGGACCCGGTGGTGGCCCGGGCGTACGCCCTGGGCGGCCTGGCCTCCTACGGCGGCTTCCTCTACTGGGGCACGATGCACGTGCCGATGAAGGCGACCACTGTGCACATGGCGACGTACCCTCCTGCGGACGAGGCGGCGGCGCAGGCCACCATCCAGAACACCCAGCGGTCGATCAGCATCTACCGGGGCCGCAACTTCGGCTCCCAGTTCCAGAAGGTCGACCTGCTCTACGGCTCGACGGAACTGCCCGCGTACGACCCGGCGGCCAACGGTGGGGCCGGGGCCTGGGCGTTGCAGTCGACGCACCAGACGCCGAAGTTCGGGCCGGCCGGTTTCGGCAACCCGTACAACAACTACACCTGGAAGATGGTGGTCGCCGGCGGGAAGCTGTACGTCGGCACGATGGACTGGAGTTACCTGGCCAAGGAGCTGGGCAAGGAGACCGCCGCCGAGCTGGGCCTGTCGCCGGAGCTGGCGGACGATCTGGCCGAGGCCCCGATGGCGGCGGCCGGGCTGCGGGCCAGTGCCCTGCCCGAGGCGGTCTACGGCGGTGACCTGTACGCCTTCCCGTCACCGACGAAGGCGGCGACGACTGTCGACAAGACCGGGCTGGGCAACTACCTGAACTACGGAATCCGCAACATGGTCGCCGACGGTCCCACCCTCTACCTGGGGATGGCGAACCCGATGAACCTGCGGGCCGACCCGACCGACGACGTCCCCGAGGGTGGTTGGGAACTGATCCGGCTCCGGGGCTACTGAGATCGGGGGCACCGGCCCGGTGACAGCGTCGTCGCCGGGCCGGCACCCCACTCCCGTCGGGCGGGCTGTCCCCCGCCGGAGGGCCGGGGACCGGACGGTCCGTGCCCGTTTGCCGAATCCTGGTGTGTCCCTGACGTTGCTCGAACATTCCCCGGCGAAAGTACTAGTTATGATGCCTTTTACCGTTTTCCACTCTGAAGTCGGGCGGAACCGCTGCCGGTCGGCCGCCCGGCTCGCCGGGACGCTCACGCTGCTCGTCGCCCTGACCACCGCCGCCGGGTGCAGTCCCGACCGCCGGGAATCCGCGCCCGACGGGGACGGGTCCGGTCCGGCGGCCAGCACCCCCGCCAGCGGCGGGGCGCGGCCGGCACCCGACATCCCCGTCGGCAGCTCCACGCACACCGTCACGGTGGACGGTCGGGAACGCAGCTACCGGCTCTACCGGCCCGCCTCGGCCGACCTCAGCGGGCCCGTCCCGCTGGTGGTGATGCTGCATGGCGCGGCCGGCACCGGCGAGCAGGCCGAGCAGGCGTACGGCTGGACGGGCCAGGCCGACCGGGACGGCTTCCTGGTGCTGTTCCCGGACGGGCTGAACCGGGCCTGGGCGGTCGGCCCGCAGTGCTGCGGGGCACCTGCCCGGGACGGCGTCGACGACGTCGCCTTCGTCACCGAACTGGTCGCCACCGTCGGCCGGGAGCTGCCGGTCGACCCGGCCCGCCGGTACGTCACCGGGATCTCCAACGGCGGGCTGCTGGCGTACAAGCTGGTCTGCGACACGACGACCTTCGCCGCGATCGGTGCGGTGGCGAGCACCCTGACCGGGCAGTGCCCCGACCCGAAACCGGTCTCGGTGCTGCACATCCACGGTCGACAGGACCAGACCATGCCGTACGGCGGCGGCCCCGGCCGCCGGGACAACGGCGGCACCGGGCGCAATCCGGTGAAGATCGACGGCCCGCCCACCCCCGAGCTCGCCGCCCGGTGGCGGACCGTCGACTCCTGCGGCGCACCGAAGGTGACCACCGACGGGCCGGTCACCCGGGCGACGGCGAGCTGCGCCCAGGGCCGCGCCGTCGAGCTGATCACCGTCGCCGACGCCGGACACCAGTGGCCCGGCGGCCGGCCCAACCCGCCCCGGGCGGAGAAGCTGCTCGACCTCGATCCGCCCTCCACCGCGCTGAACGCCACCGACACCATCTGGCGGTTCTTCGCCGCCCACCCCAAGCCCAGCGGCGGCTGACCGTCGCCGGCCGCCGGCACCCGCACCCCCAGGACAGGAGTTGAGATGCCCAGCAGAGACGGGCCGGCAGTGGTCGAGGTCCACGACCTCGTCAAGCGCTACCCCCGCACCGACACCAACGCGGTCGACGGGCTGTCGTTCACCGTCGCGCCGGGCGAGATCTTCGGACTGTTCGGGCCGAACGGGGCCGGCAAGTCCACCACCGTCGGCATCCTGACCACCCGGCTGCGGGCCACCGGCGGCCGAGCCCTGGTCGGCGGGGTCGACGTGGGCCGGGACCCGGCCGCCGCCCGCGCCCAACTGGCCGTGGTGCCCCAGCACAACAACCTCGACCGGGCGCTGACCCCCCGGCAGAACCTGGTCTACCACGCCACCTACCACGGGGTACGACGACGGGAGGCACAGGCCCGCGCCGCGGAGCTGCTGGAACGGTTCGGCCTCACCGACCGGGCGGACCGGCGGATCGAGGCGTACTCGGGCGGGATGGCGCAACGGTTGATGATCGCCCGCGCGCTGGCCCACGAGCCCGCGGTGCTCTTCCTCGACGAGCCGACCAACGCCCTCGACCCGCAGACCCGCCTGCTGATCTGGGGGCAGCTCCGTGAGCTGCGCCAAAGGGGGGTGGCGATCGTGCTGACCACCCACGCGATGAACGAGGCGGCCCGGGTGGTCGACCGGGTCGGCATCGTCGACCACGGTCGGCTGCTCACCCTCGACACCCCTACCAACCTGGTCCGGGGCCTGGCCGGGGACGCGCTGCTCGACCTCACGGTCACCCCGGCCGGCGGGGACGACCCCGACGCGCTCTGCGCCGCCCTCGGCGAGCTGACCGGCGTACGCAAGGCGGAGCGGTTGGCGGCGCCGACCGTGCCGGCCGGGTGGCGACCCGGTGGCGGCGGGGCCGGGCTGGCCGGTGTCGGGGCGGGCGGCGGCGGGGCGGGCGGCGCCGGGATGCTGGCCGCGCTCGCCGCCGGGGCCGGCGGTGGACGCGCCGGTGCCGGCCGGCTGGCCGCGCTGGCCGGCGCGGGACTGCTCGGGCGTGGCGGCGGCGCGGCGGGCAACGGCGGTCGCGGCCGGCTGCGCATCCGGCTGCACCTGGCAGGCGATCCCGCCATCATGCTCGGCCCGGCGGTGACAGTGCTCGCCGCCCGGTCGGCGGCGATCAACGCGGTCGACATCGGCGAACCCAGCCTGGAGGACGTCTTCATCGAACTCACCGGAAGGCAACCGCGGTGACCGCTCTCGACACCCCGACCCCGCAGCGTACGACGACCGCGCCGCGCCCCCGCCCCGGGACCGGGCGGGTGTTCGCCGCGGTGCTGCGCCGCGACCTGATGGTCACCGGCCGGGAACTCTGGATCATCCTGGTGCAGGTCGGGCTGACCCCGCTGTTCATGCTCTTCGTCTTCGACACCGTCCTCGGCAGCCAGGGCCTCGTCGGGCGGGGCTTCGCCGACGTCTTCCTGCCCGGCATCATCGCGCTGGCCGCCCTCACCACCGCGTTGCAGAGCGTGGCCCTGCCGCTGGTGAAGGAGTTCGGTTTCACCATGGAGATCGAGGACCGGCTGATGGCGCCGCTGCCGACCGGGTACGTCGCGATCGGCAAGCTGGTGATCGCCACCATCCGGGGGTTGCTCGCGGCCGTGCTGATCTACCCGCTCGGGGCGCTGATGGTCGGCTCCGCGCCGTGGCGGCCGGCGGGGTTGCCGCTGGCCATGGTGGTGGCGCTGCTCGGGGCGTGGATCGGCGGGGCGATCGGGATGAGCCTGGCCACCACCCTGCCGGTGCAGCGGATCAACGTCACCTTCTCGGTGATCCTCACCCCGATCATCTGGACCGGCTGCATCCACTACCCGTGGCCCCGGCTGTCGTCGGTGCCGTGGTACCAGGCGGTCACCGCGCTCAACCCGATGACGTACGTCTCGGAGGGGGTGCGCGGGGCGTTGCTGCCCGGCGTACCGCACCTGCCGGCGTGGGTGTGCCTGACCGTGCTGACCGGGGTGGCCGTCGTGCTCACCTGGGTCAGCGTCCGCTGTTTCGGCCGTCGGGCGATCCAGTGACCGCCCGCGCCCCTGCACCGACCCCGCCCCCGACCGGTCGAGGAGTAGCCATGGCAGACCCCACCACCGCCGAATCCGACCCGGCGCTCGCCCGCCGGCTCGCCCGCCTCGCCGGAGAGCTGCTGCTGCGGGTACGCGCCAGCCACGGCCACGCCGATCCCGCCGCGCTGAAGGCGGCCGGGGACCGGGCGTCGCACGACCTCCTGCGGGCCGAGCTGGCCCGGTGGCGGCCGGCCGACGCGGTGCTGTCCGAGGAGGACGAGGGCTCCCGGCTGGTCGACACCGGAGACGGGGTGTCCCGGCGGACCGCCGACCGGGTGTGGATCATCGACCCGTTGGACGGCACCCGGGAGTTCTCCGAGGAGGGGCGCACCGACTGGGCCGTGCACGTGGCGCTCTGGGCGCGCGACGCGGCGACCCCGCACGGGCTGGTGGCCGGGGCGGTCGGGTTGCCGGCGCAGCACCGGGTGCTGGCCACCGACGTCCCCGCCCCGCCGCCGGCCGCGCCCGGCGGGGTGATCCGACTGGCGGCCAGCCGCAGCCGTCCCCCTGCCTTCCTGGCCGAACTGGCGCAGGAGGTGGGCGCCGAGCTGGTGCCGATGGGCTCGGCGGGGGCGAAGATCGCGGCGGTGGTGACCGGTGACGTGGACGCGTACATCCACGCCGGCGGCCAGTACGAGTGGGACTCCGCCGCGCCGGTCGCGGTGGCCACGGCCGCCGGGCTGCACGCGTCCCGCATCGACGGCTCCCCGCTGACCTACAACGAGGCGGATCCACGCCTGCCGGACCTGCTGGTCTGCCGCGACGAACTGGCCGCACCGCTGCTCGCCGCGCTGCGGCGGCAACTGGCCGGCACGGCGGTCCCGTCCGGCTCCCCCGTCCCCCACCCCGGAAAGGACCCGCGATGAGCAGCGAACCGGCTGCGTACCAGGTCTCCCAGCTCGACGAGTTGGAGGCGGAGAGCATCTTCGTGATGCGTGAGGTGGTCGCCGAGATGGAGCGGCCGGTCCTGCTCTTCTCCGGTGGCAAGGACTCGATCGTGATGTTGCGGTTGGCGCAGAAGGCGTTCGCGCCGGCCAACGTGCCGTTCCCGGTGATGCACGTGGACACCGGGCACAACTTCCCCGAGGTGCTCGCCTACCGCGACCAACGGGTCACCGAGCTGGATCTGCACCTGATCGTGGCGAGCGTGCCGGAGGCGCTGACCCGGGGCCTGGTCCGGGAGTCCGGTGACGGGATGCGCAACCGGATCCAGACGCCTGTGTTGTTGGACGCGGTGGAGAAGCACCGGTTCGACGCGTTGTTCGGTGGGGCGCGGCGGGACGAGGAGAAGGCGCGGGCGAAGGAGCGGGTGTTCTCGTTCCGGGACGAGTTCGGGCAGTGGGATCCGAAGAACCAGCGGCCGGAGTTGTGGTCGTTGTACAACGGGCGGCGTCATCCGGGTGAGTCGATCCGGGTGTTCCCGTTGTCGAACTGGACCGAGTTGGACATCTGGCACTACATCGCGCGGGAGCGGGTGCCGTTGCCGTCGATCTACTACGCGCACGACCGCGAGGTGGTGGAGCGTGACGGCATGTTCTACGCGGTGAACGAGTTCTTCTCGCCCCGCGCGGGTGAGGAGCCGTTCACCGCCCGGGTGCGGTACCGCACGGTGGGAGACGCCTCCTGTACGGCGGCGGTGCGGTCGGACGCGGACACGGTGGAGCGGGTGATCGAGGAGGTGGCCGCGACGCGGATCACCGAGCGGGGCGCGACCCGGGGTGACGACCGGGTCAGCGAGGCCGCCATGGAGGACCGTAAGCGGGAGGGGTACTTCTGATGAGCACCGACATGCTGGCACCGGCCGGATCCCCGACCGAGGCCCGACCGATGGACCTGCTCCGGTTCGCGACCGCGGGCAGTGTGGACGACGGCAAGTCGACGTTGATCGGTCGACTGCTCTACGACACCAAATCCCTGTTCACCGACCAGTTGGCCGCGGTGGAGGCGGTCAGCGCGGCGCGGGGTGACGAGTACACCAACCTGGCGTTGCTCACCGACGGTCTGCGGGCCGAGCGGGAGCAGGGCATCACCATCGACGTGGCGTACCGGTACTTCGCCACCCCCCGGCGGAAGTTCATCATCGCCGACACCCCCGGGCACACCCAGTACACCCGCAACATGGTCACCGGGGCGTCCACCGCCGACCTCACCCTGGTGCTTGTGGACGCGCGTAAGGGGCTGGTGGAGCAGTCGCGGCGGCACGCGTTCCTGTGTTCGCTGCTGCGGGTGCCGCACCTGGTGCTGTGCGTCAACAAGATGGACCTGGTGGACTTCTCCCAGGAGGTGTTCGAGCGGATCGCCGACGAGTTCACCGCCTTCGCGGCGAAACTCGACGTCCCCGACCTCGCCGTGGTGCCGGTGTCGGCGTTGCAGGGCGACAACATCGCCTCCCGGTCGGAGAACATGCCCTGGTACGAGGGGCCGTCGCTGCTGCACCACCTGGAGCACGTGCACATCGCCTCGGACCGGAACCTGGTCGACGTGCGGTTCCCGGTGCAGTACGTGATCCGGCCGCAGTCGACCACGGTGACCGACTACCGGGGCTACGCCGGTCAGGTCGCCTCCGGGGTGCTCAAGCCCGGCGACGAGGTGATGGTGCTGCCGTCCGGCTTCACCAGCCGGATCAGCGCGGTCGAGACCGCCGACGGGCCGGTCGACGAGGCGTTCCCCCCGATGTCGGTCACCGTCCGCCTCGCCGACGAGATCGACATCTCCCGCGGCGACATGATCTGCCGACCCAACAACGCCCCCACCGTCTCCCAGGACATCGAGGCGATGGTCTGCTGGATGGACGAGACCAACCCGCTGCGTGTCGGCGGCAGGTACGCCATCAAGCACACCACCCGCTCCGCCCGCGCCATCGTCCGCGAGCTGCACTACCGCCTCGACATCAACACCCTGCACCGCGACGAGGCCAGCACCGAACTCGGGCTCAACGAGATCGGCCGGATCCGGCTGCGCACCACCGTGCCGTTGCTGGTGGACGACTACCACCGCAACCGCACCACCGGCGGCTTCATCATCATCGACGAGGCCACCAACCGCACCGTCGGCGCCGGCATGGTCATCCAGCGGGACTGACGCCGCGCCTCAGGCGGGCCGGCCCGGCGTCTCCCGCCGGGCCGGCCGTCGTCGGCCGTCAGGGCCGGTCTGGGCGTGGCCGACCGTCAGGGCCGGTCGGAGCATGGCCGACCGTCAGGGCCGGTCGGGCCGTGGTCGACCGAACCAGCGGGTGAGCGCTTCCCGCAACCGGTCGCCGTCCGATCCGTCCGATCCGTCCGGTGTCGACTGCCAGGCCACGTAGCAGTCGGGACGCAGCAGCAGGGCGGTCGGCGTGCCCCCGTCGACCTGCCCGGTACCGGGGTCGGTCCGCCCTCCACCCGGGTCGAGCTGCCCTGTGTACACGTCGACCCGGTCCCGCCACGGCTCGGCCAGCCGGGCGAGGGTGCCGGTGGGGTCGAGCAGCAGCGCACGGGCGGAGCAGGTCAGCTCGGCCAGTCGTACCGGGCCGGCGTCGGTGTGCAGCACCAGGTCGGGTGCCCAGCGGCCGACCAGCGGCCCGCCCGGTCCCCCCATCTCGTAGTGGGCGTCCGCGCCGGCCAGCAGGTTGGCCACGTGGGCGGCGTTCGCCGGCTTGTCGAGCAGTTCACCGAGGAGCACGCGCAACGCGGTGACCTCGCTGCCCGGGGCGATCAGCGCCGACTGGGCCTGGGTCGACATGGTCACCCGCCGGGCCACCGGGCGGCGTTCCGTCTCGTACGAGTCCAGCAAACCGTCCGGAGCCCAGCCTTGCAGCTGTGCCGCCAACTTCCAGCCG harbors:
- a CDS encoding ABC transporter ATP-binding protein, which encodes MPSRDGPAVVEVHDLVKRYPRTDTNAVDGLSFTVAPGEIFGLFGPNGAGKSTTVGILTTRLRATGGRALVGGVDVGRDPAAARAQLAVVPQHNNLDRALTPRQNLVYHATYHGVRRREAQARAAELLERFGLTDRADRRIEAYSGGMAQRLMIARALAHEPAVLFLDEPTNALDPQTRLLIWGQLRELRQRGVAIVLTTHAMNEAARVVDRVGIVDHGRLLTLDTPTNLVRGLAGDALLDLTVTPAGGDDPDALCAALGELTGVRKAERLAAPTVPAGWRPGGGGAGLAGVGAGGGGAGGAGMLAALAAGAGGGRAGAGRLAALAGAGLLGRGGGAAGNGGRGRLRIRLHLAGDPAIMLGPAVTVLAARSAAINAVDIGEPSLEDVFIELTGRQPR
- the cysD gene encoding sulfate adenylyltransferase subunit CysD, with protein sequence MSSEPAAYQVSQLDELEAESIFVMREVVAEMERPVLLFSGGKDSIVMLRLAQKAFAPANVPFPVMHVDTGHNFPEVLAYRDQRVTELDLHLIVASVPEALTRGLVRESGDGMRNRIQTPVLLDAVEKHRFDALFGGARRDEEKARAKERVFSFRDEFGQWDPKNQRPELWSLYNGRRHPGESIRVFPLSNWTELDIWHYIARERVPLPSIYYAHDREVVERDGMFYAVNEFFSPRAGEEPFTARVRYRTVGDASCTAAVRSDADTVERVIEEVAATRITERGATRGDDRVSEAAMEDRKREGYF
- a CDS encoding sulfate adenylyltransferase subunit 1; its protein translation is MSTDMLAPAGSPTEARPMDLLRFATAGSVDDGKSTLIGRLLYDTKSLFTDQLAAVEAVSAARGDEYTNLALLTDGLRAEREQGITIDVAYRYFATPRRKFIIADTPGHTQYTRNMVTGASTADLTLVLVDARKGLVEQSRRHAFLCSLLRVPHLVLCVNKMDLVDFSQEVFERIADEFTAFAAKLDVPDLAVVPVSALQGDNIASRSENMPWYEGPSLLHHLEHVHIASDRNLVDVRFPVQYVIRPQSTTVTDYRGYAGQVASGVLKPGDEVMVLPSGFTSRISAVETADGPVDEAFPPMSVTVRLADEIDISRGDMICRPNNAPTVSQDIEAMVCWMDETNPLRVGGRYAIKHTTRSARAIVRELHYRLDINTLHRDEASTELGLNEIGRIRLRTTVPLLVDDYHRNRTTGGFIIIDEATNRTVGAGMVIQRD
- a CDS encoding extracellular catalytic domain type 1 short-chain-length polyhydroxyalkanoate depolymerase — translated: MPFTVFHSEVGRNRCRSAARLAGTLTLLVALTTAAGCSPDRRESAPDGDGSGPAASTPASGGARPAPDIPVGSSTHTVTVDGRERSYRLYRPASADLSGPVPLVVMLHGAAGTGEQAEQAYGWTGQADRDGFLVLFPDGLNRAWAVGPQCCGAPARDGVDDVAFVTELVATVGRELPVDPARRYVTGISNGGLLAYKLVCDTTTFAAIGAVASTLTGQCPDPKPVSVLHIHGRQDQTMPYGGGPGRRDNGGTGRNPVKIDGPPTPELAARWRTVDSCGAPKVTTDGPVTRATASCAQGRAVELITVADAGHQWPGGRPNPPRAEKLLDLDPPSTALNATDTIWRFFAAHPKPSGG
- a CDS encoding ABC transporter permease — its product is MTALDTPTPQRTTTAPRPRPGTGRVFAAVLRRDLMVTGRELWIILVQVGLTPLFMLFVFDTVLGSQGLVGRGFADVFLPGIIALAALTTALQSVALPLVKEFGFTMEIEDRLMAPLPTGYVAIGKLVIATIRGLLAAVLIYPLGALMVGSAPWRPAGLPLAMVVALLGAWIGGAIGMSLATTLPVQRINVTFSVILTPIIWTGCIHYPWPRLSSVPWYQAVTALNPMTYVSEGVRGALLPGVPHLPAWVCLTVLTGVAVVLTWVSVRCFGRRAIQ
- a CDS encoding 3'(2'),5'-bisphosphate nucleotidase CysQ yields the protein MADPTTAESDPALARRLARLAGELLLRVRASHGHADPAALKAAGDRASHDLLRAELARWRPADAVLSEEDEGSRLVDTGDGVSRRTADRVWIIDPLDGTREFSEEGRTDWAVHVALWARDAATPHGLVAGAVGLPAQHRVLATDVPAPPPAAPGGVIRLAASRSRPPAFLAELAQEVGAELVPMGSAGAKIAAVVTGDVDAYIHAGGQYEWDSAAPVAVATAAGLHASRIDGSPLTYNEADPRLPDLLVCRDELAAPLLAALRRQLAGTAVPSGSPVPHPGKDPR